The following coding sequences lie in one Oncorhynchus gorbuscha isolate QuinsamMale2020 ecotype Even-year linkage group LG10, OgorEven_v1.0, whole genome shotgun sequence genomic window:
- the LOC124045777 gene encoding solute carrier family 2, facilitated glucose transporter member 1-like isoform X2, with the protein MEGEGKGLTLQLMMAVGTAVIGSLQFGYNTGVINAPQKIIEGFLNDTWNSRYSEPIPTTSLTTLWSISVAIFSVGGIFGSFSVGLFVNRLGRRNSMLIANVLAFISAGFMGFSKLAASWEMLIIGRFIVGLYSGLSTGFVPMYVGEIAPTSLRGALGTLHQLGIVLGILMAQVFGIESIMGNYTLWPFLLGFTFIPAMLQCILLPFCPESPRFLLINRNEELKAREVLEKLRGTEEVGADMQEMKEEARQMMKEKKVTILELFRSPLYRQPIFIAVMLQLSQQLSGINAVFYYSTRIFEKAGVSQPVYATIGAGVVNTAFTVVSLFVVERAGRRSLHLTGLLGMAFSAVLMTIAMALLDQLPWMSYVSIVAIFSFVAFFEIGPGPIPWFIVAELFSQGPRPSAFAVAGFSNWSANFIVGMTFQYVEQLCGPYVFIIFTVLLLGFFIFTYFKVPETKGRSFDEISAGFRHEAGQSGEKYAPDEMNSLGGADSQL; encoded by the exons ATGGAAGGCGAAGGAAAG GGGTTGACGCTCCAGCTGATGATGGCAGTGGGAACAGCTGTGATTGGCTCGCTGCAGTTTGGCTACAACACAGGGGTCATCAATGCTCCCCAAAAG ATCATTGAAGGCTTCCTGAATGACACGTGGAACAGCAGGTACTCTGAGCCCATCCCTACTACTTCCCTGACCACCCTGTGGTCCATATCCGTGGCCATCTTCTCTGTTGGGGGCATTTTCGGCTCCTTCTCCGTGGGCCTCTTTGTCAACCGCCTGGGCAG GAGAAACTCGATGCTTATTGCCAACGTGCTGGCGTTCATCTCCGCCGGGTTCATGGGCTTCTCCAAGCTGGCGGCGTCGTGGGAGATGCTGATTATCGGGCGCTTCATTGTGGGGCTCTACTCCGGCCTGTCCACTGGCTTCGTGCCCATGTACGTGGGGGAGATTGCTCCCACCTCGCTCCGCGGGGCGCTGGGCACTCTGCACCAGTTGGGCATCGTCCTTGGCATCCTCATGGCACAG GTGTTTGGGATCGAGTCGATCATGGGGAACTACACTCTGTGGCCCTTCCTGCTGGGCTTCACATTCATCCCAGCCATGCTTCAGTGTATCCTGTTACCCTTCTGCCCCGAGAGCCCCCGCTTCCTCCTAATCAACCGCAACGAGGAGCTCAAGGCCAGAGAAG TGCTGGAGAAGCTGCGAGGCACTGAGGAGGTGGGTGCCGACATGcaggagatgaaggaggaggcCAGGCAGATGATGAAGGAGAAGAAGGTGACCATCCTGGAGCTGTTCCGCTCGCCGCTCTATCGCCAGCCCATCTTCATCGCCGTCATGCTTCAGCTCTCCCAGCAGTTGTCTGGCATCAACGCT GTTTTCTACTACTCCACCAGGATCTTTGAGAAGGCGGGAGTCTCTCAGCCAGTCTATGCTACGATTGGTGCCGGAGTGGTCAATACAGCCTTCACTGTTGTGTCT ctATTCGTCGTGGAGCGTGCTGGGCGAAGATCCCTTCACCTCACTGGGTTGCTGGGGATGGCATTCTCAGCTGTCCTGATGACAATCGCTATGGCACTACTG GACCAGCTGCCATGGATGTCCTACGTCAGCATCGTAGCCATCTTTAGCTTTGTGGCCTTCTTTGAGATCGGCCCAGGCCCCATCCCCTGGTTCATCGTGGCTGAGCTCTTCAGCCAAGGTCCTCGGCCCTCTGCCTTTGCCGTGGCTGGATTCTCCAACTGGTCGGCTAACTTCATAGTGGGCATGACCTTCCAATACGTTGAG CAACTGTGTGGCCCCTACGTCTTCATCATCTTCACTGTGCTACTGCTGGGCTTCTTCATCTTCACTTATTTCAAGGTGCCCGAAACCAAGGGACGGTCGTTTGACGAGATCTCAGCCGGCTTCCGCCATGAGGCCGGACAGTCAGGGGAAAAGTACGCTCCTGATGAGATGAACAGCCTTGGGGGAGCCGACTCTCAACTCTAA
- the LOC124045777 gene encoding solute carrier family 2, facilitated glucose transporter member 1-like isoform X1 produces the protein MKRPDTKDVCNGLTLQLMMAVGTAVIGSLQFGYNTGVINAPQKIIEGFLNDTWNSRYSEPIPTTSLTTLWSISVAIFSVGGIFGSFSVGLFVNRLGRRNSMLIANVLAFISAGFMGFSKLAASWEMLIIGRFIVGLYSGLSTGFVPMYVGEIAPTSLRGALGTLHQLGIVLGILMAQVFGIESIMGNYTLWPFLLGFTFIPAMLQCILLPFCPESPRFLLINRNEELKAREVLEKLRGTEEVGADMQEMKEEARQMMKEKKVTILELFRSPLYRQPIFIAVMLQLSQQLSGINAVFYYSTRIFEKAGVSQPVYATIGAGVVNTAFTVVSLFVVERAGRRSLHLTGLLGMAFSAVLMTIAMALLDQLPWMSYVSIVAIFSFVAFFEIGPGPIPWFIVAELFSQGPRPSAFAVAGFSNWSANFIVGMTFQYVEQLCGPYVFIIFTVLLLGFFIFTYFKVPETKGRSFDEISAGFRHEAGQSGEKYAPDEMNSLGGADSQL, from the exons ATGAAACGACCCGACACAAAGGATGTTTGTAAT GGGTTGACGCTCCAGCTGATGATGGCAGTGGGAACAGCTGTGATTGGCTCGCTGCAGTTTGGCTACAACACAGGGGTCATCAATGCTCCCCAAAAG ATCATTGAAGGCTTCCTGAATGACACGTGGAACAGCAGGTACTCTGAGCCCATCCCTACTACTTCCCTGACCACCCTGTGGTCCATATCCGTGGCCATCTTCTCTGTTGGGGGCATTTTCGGCTCCTTCTCCGTGGGCCTCTTTGTCAACCGCCTGGGCAG GAGAAACTCGATGCTTATTGCCAACGTGCTGGCGTTCATCTCCGCCGGGTTCATGGGCTTCTCCAAGCTGGCGGCGTCGTGGGAGATGCTGATTATCGGGCGCTTCATTGTGGGGCTCTACTCCGGCCTGTCCACTGGCTTCGTGCCCATGTACGTGGGGGAGATTGCTCCCACCTCGCTCCGCGGGGCGCTGGGCACTCTGCACCAGTTGGGCATCGTCCTTGGCATCCTCATGGCACAG GTGTTTGGGATCGAGTCGATCATGGGGAACTACACTCTGTGGCCCTTCCTGCTGGGCTTCACATTCATCCCAGCCATGCTTCAGTGTATCCTGTTACCCTTCTGCCCCGAGAGCCCCCGCTTCCTCCTAATCAACCGCAACGAGGAGCTCAAGGCCAGAGAAG TGCTGGAGAAGCTGCGAGGCACTGAGGAGGTGGGTGCCGACATGcaggagatgaaggaggaggcCAGGCAGATGATGAAGGAGAAGAAGGTGACCATCCTGGAGCTGTTCCGCTCGCCGCTCTATCGCCAGCCCATCTTCATCGCCGTCATGCTTCAGCTCTCCCAGCAGTTGTCTGGCATCAACGCT GTTTTCTACTACTCCACCAGGATCTTTGAGAAGGCGGGAGTCTCTCAGCCAGTCTATGCTACGATTGGTGCCGGAGTGGTCAATACAGCCTTCACTGTTGTGTCT ctATTCGTCGTGGAGCGTGCTGGGCGAAGATCCCTTCACCTCACTGGGTTGCTGGGGATGGCATTCTCAGCTGTCCTGATGACAATCGCTATGGCACTACTG GACCAGCTGCCATGGATGTCCTACGTCAGCATCGTAGCCATCTTTAGCTTTGTGGCCTTCTTTGAGATCGGCCCAGGCCCCATCCCCTGGTTCATCGTGGCTGAGCTCTTCAGCCAAGGTCCTCGGCCCTCTGCCTTTGCCGTGGCTGGATTCTCCAACTGGTCGGCTAACTTCATAGTGGGCATGACCTTCCAATACGTTGAG CAACTGTGTGGCCCCTACGTCTTCATCATCTTCACTGTGCTACTGCTGGGCTTCTTCATCTTCACTTATTTCAAGGTGCCCGAAACCAAGGGACGGTCGTTTGACGAGATCTCAGCCGGCTTCCGCCATGAGGCCGGACAGTCAGGGGAAAAGTACGCTCCTGATGAGATGAACAGCCTTGGGGGAGCCGACTCTCAACTCTAA
- the LOC124045777 gene encoding solute carrier family 2, facilitated glucose transporter member 1-like isoform X3, whose product MLIANVLAFISAGFMGFSKLAASWEMLIIGRFIVGLYSGLSTGFVPMYVGEIAPTSLRGALGTLHQLGIVLGILMAQVFGIESIMGNYTLWPFLLGFTFIPAMLQCILLPFCPESPRFLLINRNEELKAREVLEKLRGTEEVGADMQEMKEEARQMMKEKKVTILELFRSPLYRQPIFIAVMLQLSQQLSGINAVFYYSTRIFEKAGVSQPVYATIGAGVVNTAFTVVSLFVVERAGRRSLHLTGLLGMAFSAVLMTIAMALLDQLPWMSYVSIVAIFSFVAFFEIGPGPIPWFIVAELFSQGPRPSAFAVAGFSNWSANFIVGMTFQYVEQLCGPYVFIIFTVLLLGFFIFTYFKVPETKGRSFDEISAGFRHEAGQSGEKYAPDEMNSLGGADSQL is encoded by the exons ATGCTTATTGCCAACGTGCTGGCGTTCATCTCCGCCGGGTTCATGGGCTTCTCCAAGCTGGCGGCGTCGTGGGAGATGCTGATTATCGGGCGCTTCATTGTGGGGCTCTACTCCGGCCTGTCCACTGGCTTCGTGCCCATGTACGTGGGGGAGATTGCTCCCACCTCGCTCCGCGGGGCGCTGGGCACTCTGCACCAGTTGGGCATCGTCCTTGGCATCCTCATGGCACAG GTGTTTGGGATCGAGTCGATCATGGGGAACTACACTCTGTGGCCCTTCCTGCTGGGCTTCACATTCATCCCAGCCATGCTTCAGTGTATCCTGTTACCCTTCTGCCCCGAGAGCCCCCGCTTCCTCCTAATCAACCGCAACGAGGAGCTCAAGGCCAGAGAAG TGCTGGAGAAGCTGCGAGGCACTGAGGAGGTGGGTGCCGACATGcaggagatgaaggaggaggcCAGGCAGATGATGAAGGAGAAGAAGGTGACCATCCTGGAGCTGTTCCGCTCGCCGCTCTATCGCCAGCCCATCTTCATCGCCGTCATGCTTCAGCTCTCCCAGCAGTTGTCTGGCATCAACGCT GTTTTCTACTACTCCACCAGGATCTTTGAGAAGGCGGGAGTCTCTCAGCCAGTCTATGCTACGATTGGTGCCGGAGTGGTCAATACAGCCTTCACTGTTGTGTCT ctATTCGTCGTGGAGCGTGCTGGGCGAAGATCCCTTCACCTCACTGGGTTGCTGGGGATGGCATTCTCAGCTGTCCTGATGACAATCGCTATGGCACTACTG GACCAGCTGCCATGGATGTCCTACGTCAGCATCGTAGCCATCTTTAGCTTTGTGGCCTTCTTTGAGATCGGCCCAGGCCCCATCCCCTGGTTCATCGTGGCTGAGCTCTTCAGCCAAGGTCCTCGGCCCTCTGCCTTTGCCGTGGCTGGATTCTCCAACTGGTCGGCTAACTTCATAGTGGGCATGACCTTCCAATACGTTGAG CAACTGTGTGGCCCCTACGTCTTCATCATCTTCACTGTGCTACTGCTGGGCTTCTTCATCTTCACTTATTTCAAGGTGCCCGAAACCAAGGGACGGTCGTTTGACGAGATCTCAGCCGGCTTCCGCCATGAGGCCGGACAGTCAGGGGAAAAGTACGCTCCTGATGAGATGAACAGCCTTGGGGGAGCCGACTCTCAACTCTAA